A genomic region of Nitrospirota bacterium contains the following coding sequences:
- the tuf gene encoding elongation factor Tu (EF-Tu; promotes GTP-dependent binding of aminoacyl-tRNA to the A-site of ribosomes during protein biosynthesis; when the tRNA anticodon matches the mRNA codon, GTP hydrolysis results; the inactive EF-Tu-GDP leaves the ribosome and release of GDP is promoted by elongation factor Ts; many prokaryotes have two copies of the gene encoding EF-Tu), translated as EMVMPGDNVSVTGELISPIAMDQGLRFAVREGGKTVGSGVVTEILA; from the coding sequence GAGATGGTCATGCCGGGCGATAATGTGAGTGTGACGGGTGAGCTGATTAGCCCGATTGCGATGGATCAAGGGCTGCGGTTCGCGGTGCGCGAGGGCGGCAAGACTGTCGGTTCTGGCGTCGTCACCGAAATTCTGGCGTAA
- the rpmG gene encoding 50S ribosomal protein L33, producing the protein MREIIDLACTICKQRNYSTMKNKKNDPDRLERNKFCKFCRKHNAHKEVK; encoded by the coding sequence ATGCGAGAGATCATTGATTTAGCGTGCACGATCTGCAAGCAGCGGAACTATTCCACCATGAAGAATAAGAAGAACGATCCGGATCGGCTGGAGCGGAATAAGTTCTGCAAGTTCTGCCGGAAGCACAATGCCCATAAGGAAGTGAAGTAG